In a genomic window of [Empedobacter] haloabium:
- a CDS encoding heavy metal response regulator transcription factor, producing the protein MRILVVEDEPKTGNHLLQGLREAGFDAALARTGPEGLRLALAEDYDLVVLDVMLPAMDGWTVLRSLREHKDTPVLFLTARDDIPDRVRGLELGADDYLVKPFAFAELLARLRTLLRRGPVREEAVIRIADAEIDVLRHRVTRAGQRIDLTPKEFALLHLLARRRGEVLSRRQIAAQVWDMNFDSDTNVVDVAIRRLRAKLDDPWPVKLVHTVRGIGYTVDDKA; encoded by the coding sequence ATGCGCATACTGGTCGTGGAAGACGAGCCGAAAACCGGCAATCACCTGCTGCAGGGGCTGCGGGAAGCGGGCTTCGACGCCGCGCTGGCCCGCACCGGGCCGGAAGGCCTGCGCCTGGCGCTGGCCGAGGATTACGATCTGGTCGTGCTGGACGTGATGCTGCCGGCCATGGACGGCTGGACCGTGCTGCGCTCCCTGCGCGAGCACAAGGACACGCCGGTGCTGTTCCTGACCGCGCGCGACGACATCCCCGACCGCGTGCGCGGCCTCGAGCTGGGCGCGGACGACTACCTGGTCAAGCCATTCGCCTTCGCCGAGCTGCTGGCGCGCCTGCGCACGCTGCTGCGGCGCGGTCCGGTGCGCGAGGAAGCCGTCATCCGCATCGCGGACGCCGAGATCGACGTGCTGCGCCACAGGGTCACGCGCGCCGGCCAGCGCATCGACCTGACGCCGAAGGAATTCGCGCTGCTGCACCTGCTGGCACGCCGGCGCGGCGAAGTGCTGTCGCGGCGCCAGATCGCCGCCCAGGTGTGGGACATGAACTTCGATTCCGATACGAACGTGGTCGACGTCGCCATCCGCCGCCTGCGCGCGAAGCTGGACGACCCCTGGCCCGTGAAACTGGTGCACACGGTGCGCGGCATCGGCTACACGGTGGACGACAAAGCCTGA
- a CDS encoding helix-turn-helix domain-containing protein: protein MSFADLNRLARQAPLRMLLVQAGEGDSLSWAGLVQPLRVAQRLLGQEFRLDVRTPEQVAQDVDEGWHVALLVADEPQPRPADALLRTVIERCRGAAYWGGVGAAVLWLADAGVMGGVRIALPWALYAETEDITERAILTPHLFEIDGRHLSCCGGAASVDFALTLIDALFGSSVQAAVKETLCIDRVRSADERQRVALQARFGALQPKLSEAVTLMEANIEEPLSTDDIANLVGLSRRQLERLFKQYLGSLPSRYYLELRLQRARQLLLETNHSIVQVGLMCGFSSGSHFSTAFGTLFGNTPREERQRKLAAA from the coding sequence ATGTCGTTCGCTGACCTGAACCGCTTGGCGCGGCAGGCCCCGCTGCGCATGCTGCTGGTGCAGGCCGGCGAGGGCGACAGCCTGTCCTGGGCCGGCCTGGTACAGCCGCTCCGCGTGGCCCAGCGCCTGTTGGGCCAGGAATTCCGGCTGGACGTGCGCACGCCCGAACAGGTCGCGCAGGACGTCGACGAAGGCTGGCATGTCGCGCTGCTGGTGGCCGACGAGCCCCAGCCACGTCCGGCCGATGCGCTGCTGCGCACCGTCATCGAGCGCTGCCGTGGCGCCGCCTATTGGGGCGGGGTGGGCGCGGCCGTGCTCTGGCTGGCCGATGCCGGCGTCATGGGCGGCGTGCGCATCGCCTTGCCGTGGGCGCTGTACGCGGAGACGGAAGACATCACCGAGCGCGCCATCCTGACGCCGCACCTGTTCGAGATCGACGGCCGCCACCTGAGCTGCTGCGGCGGCGCCGCCAGCGTCGACTTCGCGCTGACCCTGATCGATGCCCTGTTCGGTTCGAGCGTGCAGGCGGCCGTCAAGGAAACCCTGTGCATCGACCGCGTGCGCAGCGCCGACGAGCGCCAGCGCGTGGCCCTGCAAGCCCGCTTCGGCGCGCTGCAGCCAAAGCTGTCGGAAGCCGTCACCCTGATGGAGGCGAACATCGAGGAGCCGCTGTCGACGGACGACATCGCCAACCTGGTCGGCCTGTCGCGCCGCCAGCTGGAGCGCCTGTTCAAGCAATACCTGGGCAGCCTGCCGTCGCGCTACTACCTGGAACTGCGCCTGCAGCGTGCCCGTCAATTACTGCTCGAAACCAATCATTCCATCGTGCAAGTTGGCCTGATGTGCGGCTTTTCCAGTGGCTCGCATTTCTCCACCGCCTTCGGCACGCTGTTCGGCAACACGCCGCGCGAGGAACGCCAGCGCAAACTGGCCGCCGCGTAA
- a CDS encoding gluconokinase — protein sequence MNERIGNAPRWVVMGVSGCGKSSVGIALAQALGVRFVEGDQYHPAANVAKMAAGIPLTDDDRKEWLHSLQAEIRAAAAAGTGLVVSCSALKRRYRDLLRAGDPALRFAHLDGSRELIAARMAARQGHYMPLSLLDSQLATLEPLQDDEAGLRLDIGTEVPALVRAILARE from the coding sequence ATGAACGAAAGGATCGGGAACGCACCACGCTGGGTCGTGATGGGTGTCAGCGGCTGCGGCAAGAGCTCCGTCGGCATCGCGCTGGCTCAGGCGCTGGGCGTGCGGTTCGTCGAGGGCGACCAGTACCATCCGGCCGCCAATGTCGCCAAAATGGCGGCCGGCATTCCGTTGACCGATGACGATCGCAAAGAATGGCTGCACAGCCTGCAAGCCGAGATCCGCGCGGCGGCGGCGGCCGGTACCGGCCTCGTCGTGTCGTGCTCGGCCCTGAAGCGGCGCTACCGCGACCTGCTGCGCGCGGGCGACCCGGCGCTGCGCTTTGCCCACCTGGACGGCAGCCGTGAACTGATCGCCGCGCGCATGGCGGCGCGCCAGGGCCACTACATGCCGCTGTCGCTGCTGGACAGCCAGCTGGCCACCCTGGAGCCGTTGCAGGACGACGAAGCAGGCTTGCGGCTCGATATCGGGACTGAGGTGCCGGCGCTGGTGCGGGCGATCCTGGCCCGGGAGTAG
- a CDS encoding YafY family protein, whose product MSRAGRLFQLMDALRANRRPVTAAALAEQLGVSERTIYRDIQSLAELGAPIEGSAGVGYLMKTGFFLPPLMFGADELEALVLGARWVRRQGDPALARAASAALAKIATASPKDLRDRMAETSLWVPIGVPQAPSDEFVQPAREAIRNQYKLRIEYSDEAGQATERIVWPFALAFFEGRRLLAAWCELRDAQRHFRIDRIRAAATLAERYPIPRQQLISRWRSEHGIQEDS is encoded by the coding sequence ATGAGCCGAGCCGGCCGGCTGTTCCAGTTGATGGACGCGCTGCGCGCCAACCGCCGTCCCGTTACGGCCGCGGCGCTGGCCGAGCAGCTGGGCGTCTCCGAACGAACGATCTACCGCGACATCCAGTCGCTGGCCGAACTGGGCGCGCCCATCGAGGGCTCGGCCGGCGTCGGCTACCTGATGAAGACGGGCTTCTTCCTGCCGCCGCTGATGTTCGGCGCCGACGAGCTCGAAGCGCTGGTGCTGGGGGCGCGCTGGGTGCGCCGGCAGGGCGACCCGGCATTGGCGCGCGCGGCCAGCGCCGCGTTGGCGAAGATCGCCACGGCCTCGCCCAAGGACCTGCGCGACCGCATGGCCGAAACCAGCCTGTGGGTGCCGATCGGCGTGCCGCAGGCGCCCAGCGACGAATTCGTCCAGCCCGCGCGCGAAGCCATCCGCAACCAGTACAAGCTGCGCATCGAGTACAGCGACGAGGCCGGCCAGGCCACCGAGCGCATCGTCTGGCCGTTCGCGCTGGCGTTCTTCGAAGGCCGCCGCCTGCTGGCCGCGTGGTGCGAACTGCGTGATGCGCAACGCCACTTCCGCATCGACCGCATCCGCGCCGCCGCCACGCTGGCCGAGCGCTATCCGATCCCGCGCCAACAGCTGATCAGCCGCTGGCGCAGCGAACACGGCATCCAGGAAGACTCCTGA
- a CDS encoding alpha/beta hydrolase-fold protein has product MNRSDFPLRRVAAAVLLATSAALAFAQGGTIALEGAPYVLEGTEVRSIRAQNLQRDYQIYVSLPPSYAKSGRSYPVVFVTDAPYAFPVTRAIGLRAGRGGKSIDEFILVGLSYARGDSAEYSRRRDYTPTATADSTLVSDMPGREPRFGEAAGYRRFIADEVFPFVAKHYRADMGRKTFIGHSYGSLLGLDMLLSEPELFDNYVLGSPSLWFNKRVMFEREKAYAASHKDLRANVFFAVGSYEAVRHGARFNKDEDMVRDLRNFTAALKSRNYPNLNVTSVVVPDEDHLTIAPIVITRGLRWALPGSVR; this is encoded by the coding sequence ATGAACCGATCCGACTTTCCCCTGCGCCGCGTGGCGGCTGCCGTGCTGCTGGCCACCAGCGCCGCGCTGGCGTTTGCCCAGGGCGGTACGATCGCGCTGGAAGGCGCGCCGTACGTGCTCGAAGGCACCGAGGTGCGCAGCATCCGCGCGCAAAACCTGCAGCGCGATTACCAGATCTATGTCAGCCTGCCGCCGTCGTATGCGAAGTCCGGTCGCAGCTATCCGGTCGTCTTCGTCACCGATGCGCCGTACGCCTTTCCAGTTACGCGCGCCATCGGCCTGCGCGCCGGCCGCGGCGGCAAGAGCATCGACGAATTCATCCTGGTCGGCCTGTCGTACGCACGGGGCGACAGCGCGGAATACAGCCGCCGGCGCGACTACACGCCCACGGCCACGGCCGACAGCACGCTGGTGTCCGACATGCCCGGCCGCGAGCCCAGGTTCGGCGAGGCCGCCGGCTACCGCCGCTTCATCGCCGACGAAGTCTTTCCCTTCGTGGCCAAGCACTACCGCGCCGACATGGGCCGCAAGACCTTCATCGGCCACTCGTACGGCTCCCTGCTGGGCCTGGACATGCTGCTCAGCGAGCCGGAGCTGTTCGACAACTACGTGCTGGGCAGCCCCTCGCTGTGGTTCAACAAGCGCGTGATGTTCGAGCGCGAAAAGGCGTACGCGGCCAGCCACAAGGACCTGCGCGCCAACGTGTTCTTTGCCGTCGGCAGCTACGAGGCGGTGCGCCACGGCGCCCGCTTCAACAAGGACGAGGACATGGTGCGCGACCTGCGCAACTTCACGGCCGCGCTGAAGTCGCGCAATTACCCGAACCTGAACGTGACGAGTGTCGTCGTGCCGGACGAGGACCATCTGACCATCGCGCCGATCGTCATCACGCGCGGCCTGCGCTGGGCCCTGCCCGGCAGCGTGCGCTGA
- a CDS encoding glutathione S-transferase family protein: MRLYHHPKSSSARRVLMTAQHLAADLELVEIDLMSSDDRRRLEELNPNSKIPVLEDGGFVLWESAAIMQYLADRTPGQTLYPQNVRDRADVNRWLFWTCQHFGPALSVFTWENVWKKMVTGVDADPAELARAEQGLAPLATLLDEHLARRTWLVGHDVTLADYAIAASLMYVERARVPLARCAHIVAWIGRVQQLDAWKKTEPTW, from the coding sequence ATGCGCCTGTACCACCACCCCAAATCCTCCAGTGCCCGCCGCGTGCTGATGACGGCACAGCATCTTGCTGCCGACCTGGAACTGGTCGAGATCGACCTGATGAGTTCGGACGACCGGCGCCGCCTCGAGGAGCTGAATCCGAACAGCAAGATCCCGGTGCTGGAGGACGGCGGCTTCGTGCTGTGGGAATCGGCTGCGATCATGCAGTACCTGGCCGACCGTACGCCGGGGCAGACGCTGTATCCACAGAACGTGCGCGACCGCGCGGACGTCAACCGCTGGCTGTTCTGGACCTGCCAGCATTTCGGGCCGGCGCTCAGCGTGTTTACCTGGGAAAACGTGTGGAAGAAAATGGTGACCGGCGTCGATGCCGACCCGGCCGAGCTGGCGCGCGCGGAGCAGGGGCTGGCGCCGCTGGCGACGCTGCTGGACGAGCACCTGGCCCGCCGCACCTGGCTGGTGGGGCACGATGTGACCCTGGCGGACTACGCCATCGCGGCATCGTTGATGTATGTCGAAAGGGCACGCGTGCCGCTGGCGCGATGCGCGCACATCGTGGCCTGGATCGGCCGCGTCCAACAGCTGGACGCCTGGAAAAAGACAGAGCCGACCTGGTAA
- a CDS encoding LacI family DNA-binding transcriptional regulator produces MSRSTSTKSRASGRVTLSDVARLAGVAPMTASRAINQPELVSSLLRQRVEQAVQELGYVPNRAARALASAQSNVIVVLVPSLSNTVFTAVLQGIQDVLDADNYQVLIGNTRYSDAEEEKLLNIYMQSNPDGILLCGLTHSPRVQQMLATSKVPVVSMMDLSDDPAQLCVGFSQLDAGETMTRYLIDKGRRRIGFMGAQLDERTLKRREGYRKAMMDAGLADPQLELMVPDPSTIALGAELLGRMLARVPDCDAIFCCNDDLAHGAVYQCQRRGIAVPERLAICGFNDLPASAWMKPSLTTVGTPRYRIGYEAATMLRAAIRGEVPAQTHLDLGFTLMARESA; encoded by the coding sequence ATGAGCCGAAGCACTTCCACCAAAAGCCGCGCCAGCGGCCGCGTCACGCTGAGCGACGTCGCGCGCCTGGCCGGCGTCGCGCCGATGACCGCGTCGCGGGCGATCAACCAGCCGGAGCTCGTGTCGTCCCTGCTGCGCCAGCGCGTCGAACAGGCCGTGCAGGAACTGGGCTACGTGCCGAACCGCGCCGCGCGCGCGCTGGCGTCGGCCCAGTCCAACGTCATCGTCGTGCTGGTGCCGTCGCTGTCGAACACCGTGTTCACGGCCGTGCTGCAGGGCATCCAGGACGTGCTCGATGCCGACAACTACCAGGTCCTGATCGGCAATACCCGCTATTCCGACGCCGAGGAGGAAAAGCTCCTCAACATCTACATGCAGTCGAACCCGGACGGCATCCTGCTGTGCGGCCTGACGCACAGCCCGCGCGTGCAGCAGATGCTGGCCACCTCGAAAGTGCCGGTGGTGTCGATGATGGACCTGTCCGACGATCCGGCCCAGCTGTGCGTCGGCTTCTCCCAGCTGGACGCCGGCGAGACGATGACGCGCTACCTGATCGACAAGGGCCGCCGCCGCATCGGCTTCATGGGTGCCCAACTGGACGAGCGGACCTTGAAGCGCCGCGAAGGCTACCGCAAGGCGATGATGGACGCCGGCCTGGCCGATCCGCAGCTGGAGCTGATGGTGCCCGATCCTTCCACGATCGCGCTGGGTGCCGAACTGCTGGGCCGCATGCTGGCCAGGGTGCCGGACTGCGACGCCATCTTCTGCTGCAACGACGACCTGGCCCACGGCGCGGTCTACCAGTGCCAGCGGCGCGGCATCGCGGTGCCGGAGCGCCTCGCGATCTGCGGCTTCAACGACCTGCCCGCCTCGGCCTGGATGAAACCGTCGCTGACGACGGTGGGCACGCCGCGCTACCGCATCGGCTACGAGGCGGCGACGATGCTGCGCGCCGCCATTCGCGGCGAGGTGCCGGCGCAGACGCACCTGGACCTGGGTTTCACGTTGATGGCGCGCGAGAGCGCTTGA
- a CDS encoding heavy metal sensor histidine kinase, whose protein sequence is MRRLSIALRLALLFSAIAAAVFLAVGAYLYQALSQQMSERDDVALLDKVVLIRHLLASQPMPLAMPDELRMVLDNVFGQDGMQLRLVDAAGRTVVLTAAPGGTGAPAPGWPGVPLDRTPARTDIHDWQLASGPGRAIVALASAGSERTPVRIAIVRQRSQRLAILKRYTADLLAGLAVGTLVATALAFAVVRRGMRPLHDVIGKANEISTQRLAGRLSVQDVPAELRELGVAFNAMLDRLEEGVQRLSGFAADLAHDLRTPLNTLMMQTQVALSRPRDSGEYEALLASNLEEYERLGRMIENTLFLARADHAQLALRPVALDAAAELAHIADYFDVLADDAGIALHIDAAGSVHADPILLRRAVNNLVANAVRHTPRGGRVTLCSRADDTGCHIEVRNTGSAIAPEHLGLLFDRYYRADPSRGEAGGGAGLGLAIVRAIIQLHGGSASATSADGSTVFTLRFPPAPAARPARAGGAAGND, encoded by the coding sequence ATGCGCCGTCTCTCCATCGCCCTGCGCCTGGCGCTGCTGTTTTCCGCCATCGCGGCGGCCGTGTTCCTGGCCGTGGGCGCCTACCTGTACCAGGCGCTGTCGCAGCAGATGTCCGAACGCGACGACGTCGCCCTGCTGGACAAGGTGGTGCTGATCCGCCATCTGCTGGCCAGCCAGCCGATGCCGCTGGCGATGCCGGACGAACTGCGCATGGTGCTCGACAACGTGTTCGGCCAGGACGGCATGCAGCTGCGCCTCGTCGATGCGGCTGGCCGCACGGTGGTGCTGACGGCGGCACCGGGCGGCACGGGCGCGCCGGCGCCAGGCTGGCCAGGCGTTCCCCTCGACCGCACGCCGGCCCGCACCGATATCCACGACTGGCAGCTCGCGTCGGGCCCGGGCCGGGCCATCGTCGCCCTGGCCAGTGCGGGCAGCGAGCGTACGCCGGTGCGCATCGCGATCGTGCGCCAGCGCTCGCAGCGGCTGGCCATCCTGAAACGCTACACGGCCGACCTGCTGGCCGGCCTGGCCGTGGGCACGCTGGTGGCGACGGCGCTGGCCTTTGCCGTGGTCCGGCGCGGCATGCGCCCGCTGCACGACGTGATCGGCAAGGCCAACGAAATCAGCACGCAGCGCCTGGCCGGCCGCCTGTCGGTGCAGGACGTGCCGGCCGAACTGCGCGAGCTGGGTGTGGCCTTCAACGCCATGCTGGACCGGCTGGAGGAAGGCGTGCAGCGGCTGTCCGGCTTTGCCGCCGACCTGGCGCACGACCTGCGCACGCCACTGAACACGCTGATGATGCAGACCCAGGTCGCGCTGTCACGCCCGCGCGACAGCGGCGAGTACGAGGCGCTGCTGGCCTCGAACCTGGAGGAATACGAGCGCCTGGGACGCATGATCGAGAACACGCTGTTCCTGGCCCGCGCCGATCACGCCCAGCTGGCGCTGCGGCCGGTGGCGCTGGACGCGGCGGCCGAACTGGCTCACATCGCCGACTACTTCGACGTGCTGGCGGACGATGCCGGCATCGCGTTGCACATCGACGCGGCGGGCAGCGTGCATGCCGACCCGATCCTGCTGCGACGCGCCGTCAACAACCTGGTGGCCAACGCCGTGCGCCATACGCCGCGCGGCGGCAGGGTGACGCTGTGCTCGCGCGCGGACGACACGGGCTGCCATATCGAAGTGCGCAACACGGGCAGCGCGATCGCGCCGGAGCATCTGGGATTATTGTTCGATCGCTACTACCGGGCCGACCCGTCACGCGGCGAGGCGGGTGGCGGCGCCGGGTTGGGCCTGGCCATCGTGCGCGCCATCATACAGCTGCACGGCGGCAGCGCCAGCGCCACCAGTGCGGACGGCAGCACCGTCTTCACGCTGCGTTTTCCGCCGGCGCCGGCGGCACGCCCAGCGCGCGCAGGCGGCGCAGCCGGTAATGATTGA
- the astC gene encoding acetylornithine/succinylornithine family transaminase, with protein MNAKLDTTVTTRPVTRQTFDEVLVPTYAPAAMVPVRASGLDLWDQNGKQYLDFTSGIAVAALGHCNPLVVEALTRQANTLWHLGNGYTNEPVLRLALALTEATFADRAFFCNSGAEANEAAFKLARKYAHTKFGPHKSRIISCYNSFHGRTLFTVSVGGQSKYTEGFEPLPPAIDHIPYNDIEAARAAIGDDVCAVVVEPVQGEGGVMPGNPEFLEELRALCDKTGALLIFDEVQCGMGRTGSLFAYMGYGVTPDILTSAKALGNGYPIGAMLTTEALAQTLSVGTHGTTYGGNPLAATVALTVLETINQPAFLARVKEASLYLIDKLEEVIRDYPQVFTAVRGAGLLLGMVVAEQFKGRSKDIQRAAEAEGLMVLIAGTDVLRLAPALIVTDAQIDTAVALLRKGLDNLLAAK; from the coding sequence ATGAACGCCAAGCTTGACACGACTGTTACCACCCGCCCTGTCACCCGACAGACTTTTGACGAAGTGCTCGTGCCGACCTATGCACCCGCAGCGATGGTACCAGTGCGTGCATCGGGCCTGGACCTGTGGGACCAGAACGGCAAGCAATACCTGGACTTCACCTCCGGCATCGCCGTCGCGGCCCTGGGCCACTGCAATCCGCTGGTCGTCGAGGCGCTGACCCGCCAGGCCAACACGCTGTGGCACCTGGGTAATGGCTACACCAACGAGCCGGTCCTGCGCCTGGCGCTGGCGCTGACGGAAGCCACGTTCGCCGACCGCGCGTTCTTCTGCAACTCCGGCGCGGAAGCCAACGAGGCCGCCTTCAAGCTGGCCCGCAAGTACGCCCACACCAAGTTCGGCCCGCACAAGTCGCGCATCATCTCGTGCTACAACTCGTTCCACGGCCGCACGCTGTTCACCGTCTCGGTCGGTGGCCAGTCGAAGTACACGGAAGGCTTCGAGCCGCTGCCGCCAGCGATCGACCATATCCCCTACAACGACATCGAAGCAGCCCGCGCCGCCATCGGTGACGACGTCTGCGCCGTGGTGGTCGAGCCGGTGCAGGGCGAAGGCGGCGTCATGCCGGGCAATCCGGAGTTCCTGGAAGAGCTGCGCGCGCTGTGCGACAAGACCGGCGCCCTGCTGATCTTCGACGAAGTCCAGTGCGGCATGGGCCGTACCGGCTCGCTGTTCGCCTACATGGGCTACGGCGTCACGCCGGACATCCTGACCTCGGCCAAGGCGCTGGGCAACGGCTACCCGATCGGCGCGATGCTGACGACCGAAGCGCTGGCGCAGACGCTGTCCGTCGGCACCCACGGCACCACGTACGGCGGCAACCCGCTGGCCGCGACGGTGGCGCTGACGGTGCTGGAGACGATCAACCAGCCGGCCTTCCTGGCGCGCGTCAAGGAAGCGAGCCTGTACCTGATCGACAAGCTGGAAGAAGTCATCCGCGACTACCCGCAGGTATTCACCGCCGTGCGCGGCGCCGGCCTGCTGCTGGGCATGGTCGTGGCCGAACAGTTCAAGGGCCGTTCGAAGGACATCCAGCGCGCCGCCGAGGCCGAAGGCCTGATGGTGCTGATCGCCGGTACGGACGTACTGCGCCTGGCCCCGGCCCTGATCGTGACCGACGCGCAGATCGACACCGCCGTGGCGCTGCTGCGCAAAGGCCTGGACAACCTGCTGGCCGCCAAATAA
- a CDS encoding HDOD domain-containing protein, translated as MDRLDAFNTIAAQASRGELAFPANVDASIKLQRALMDPDCHADVATRLIQADPLLAARTVAIANSVAYNRSGTEISSVRSAVQRLGVRTLQSLVAAVLVRQIGSRVADPVLRDYVSRLWEHTAHTAALAQVIARRVTHVDPDTALFAGIVHEVGAFYLLSRAQDFPGIMDGEPAEWIDHGEVEIGRGVLAKLMVPESVMDAVESMWRGMRALPPENLGDTLLLADDLAPVPSPMHTRPGATTAQAARTIDFAIGDGTFDAILRESADEVQSLYAVLML; from the coding sequence ATGGACAGACTGGACGCCTTCAACACCATCGCAGCTCAGGCGAGCCGCGGCGAGCTTGCATTTCCCGCCAACGTGGATGCTTCCATCAAGCTCCAGCGGGCGCTGATGGACCCCGATTGCCATGCGGACGTGGCCACGCGCCTGATCCAGGCCGACCCGCTGCTGGCCGCGCGCACCGTCGCCATCGCCAATTCCGTCGCCTACAACCGCTCCGGCACCGAGATCTCCAGCGTGCGCTCGGCCGTGCAGCGCCTGGGCGTGCGCACCTTGCAGTCGCTGGTCGCCGCCGTGCTGGTGCGCCAGATCGGCAGCCGCGTGGCCGATCCCGTGCTGCGGGACTATGTCAGCCGCCTGTGGGAACACACCGCCCACACGGCCGCCCTGGCCCAGGTGATCGCGCGCCGCGTCACCCACGTCGATCCGGATACGGCGCTGTTTGCCGGCATCGTGCACGAAGTGGGCGCTTTCTATTTACTGTCGCGCGCGCAGGACTTCCCCGGCATCATGGACGGCGAACCGGCCGAATGGATCGACCACGGCGAAGTCGAGATCGGCCGTGGCGTGCTGGCGAAATTGATGGTGCCCGAATCCGTGATGGACGCCGTCGAGTCCATGTGGCGCGGCATGCGCGCGCTGCCGCCGGAGAACCTGGGCGACACCCTGCTGCTGGCCGACGACCTGGCGCCCGTCCCTTCCCCCATGCACACCCGCCCCGGCGCCACCACGGCGCAGGCGGCCCGCACCATCGATTTCGCCATCGGCGACGGCACCTTCGACGCGATCCTGCGCGAATCGGCCGACGAGGTGCAATCGTTGTACGCCGTGCTGATGCTTTAA
- a CDS encoding MarR family transcriptional regulator: MGERYLKSIRLLAECMQGFERLSGQHARACGLTHAQFDIIATLGNTPGMSYKELGERTLITKGTMTGVIERLEQKGLVERTRSCDDKRSWFLRLTEAGERLFDEVFPRVVAGGAAVFAQYDDADFDRLESTLAGLKAVIDAAPQPDNNHR; the protein is encoded by the coding sequence ATGGGGGAACGCTATCTGAAAAGTATCCGGCTGCTGGCCGAGTGCATGCAAGGCTTCGAGCGGCTGTCGGGCCAGCATGCGCGCGCCTGCGGCCTGACGCATGCCCAGTTCGACATCATCGCCACCCTGGGCAACACGCCCGGCATGTCGTACAAGGAGCTGGGCGAGCGCACGCTGATCACGAAAGGCACGATGACGGGCGTGATCGAGCGCCTGGAACAGAAAGGCCTGGTGGAACGCACCCGCAGCTGCGACGACAAGCGCTCCTGGTTCCTGCGCCTGACCGAAGCGGGCGAACGGCTGTTCGACGAGGTCTTCCCGCGCGTGGTGGCCGGCGGCGCCGCCGTGTTCGCCCAGTACGACGACGCCGATTTCGATCGCCTGGAAAGCACGCTGGCAGGCCTGAAAGCCGTCATCGACGCCGCTCCCCAACCTGACAACAACCACCGATAA
- a CDS encoding FRG domain-containing protein yields MEIVHIDSWEQFVTATSACDGWAFRGLPDADWQLFSSLSRYLHSFVPDRASWRQREERALRIFRRKAHIYLADPNVLVDDIRCLALMQHHGAPTRMLDFTKSPFVAAFFALNNTNRSAAVFALDTPTLWRAAPRHAPGLRREAIDPRVAGNFERYFAPNDQDILWVGEPEAMDRRLVAQSGTFVVPGVLDKPLDAIIGKYGAGPALMRKFVLPPSLRADAMLALYRMNITHATLFPDLDGLARSIGYELEITWPGHRAGGPG; encoded by the coding sequence ATGGAAATCGTCCATATCGACAGCTGGGAGCAATTCGTGACCGCCACGTCCGCCTGCGACGGCTGGGCCTTCCGGGGCCTGCCGGACGCCGACTGGCAGCTGTTCAGTTCATTGTCGCGTTACCTGCACAGCTTCGTGCCGGACCGGGCCAGCTGGCGCCAGCGCGAGGAACGGGCCCTGCGCATCTTCCGGCGCAAGGCGCATATCTACCTGGCCGATCCGAACGTGCTGGTCGACGACATCCGCTGCCTGGCGCTGATGCAGCACCACGGCGCGCCCACGCGCATGCTGGATTTCACCAAGTCGCCCTTCGTCGCCGCGTTTTTCGCCCTGAACAATACCAACCGCAGCGCCGCCGTCTTCGCCCTCGACACGCCCACATTGTGGCGCGCGGCGCCGCGCCACGCGCCCGGGCTGCGTCGCGAAGCGATCGACCCGCGCGTGGCCGGCAATTTCGAGCGCTATTTCGCGCCCAACGACCAGGACATCCTGTGGGTGGGCGAGCCGGAAGCGATGGACCGGCGCCTGGTGGCGCAATCGGGCACGTTCGTCGTGCCCGGGGTGCTCGACAAGCCGCTCGATGCCATCATCGGCAAGTACGGCGCGGGGCCCGCGCTGATGCGCAAGTTCGTGCTGCCGCCATCGTTGCGCGCCGACGCGATGCTGGCGCTGTACCGCATGAACATCACCCACGCGACACTGTTCCCCGACCTGGACGGGCTGGCCCGCTCGATCGGCTACGAGCTGGAAATCACCTGGCCGGGGCACCGTGCGGGCGGGCCGGGCTGA